In Apium graveolens cultivar Ventura chromosome 10, ASM990537v1, whole genome shotgun sequence, the following are encoded in one genomic region:
- the LOC141690398 gene encoding uncharacterized protein LOC141690398 → MKDQFQAVKPPEFEGSTDHTKAWAWLKEIEKAFTLVKFEVDQKTEFSSYFLKGEANYWWESNKVLEGTKIVAWDRFTELFLEKYFPHYMKNQIELKFLELKQGNLSVAEYKEKFTELSRFLPE, encoded by the exons ATGAAAGACCAG TTTCAGGCAGTAAAGCCACCAGAGTTCGAAGGTTCCACAGATCATACTAAAGCCTGGGCATGGctgaaggaaattgagaaggcgTTTACATTAGTGAAATTTGAGGTAGATCAAAAGACTGAATTTTCAAGTTActttctgaaaggagaagctaattattggtgggagtcaaataAGGTTTTAGAAGGTACTAAGATTGTGGCATGGGataggtttactgagttatttttggagaagtatttcccaCACTATATGAAGAACCAGATAGAGTTAAAGTTTCTAGAGTTGAAGCAAGGAAACCTATCAGTGGCAGAGTATAAGGAAAAGTTTACTGAGTTATCTAGGTTTTTGCCAGAGTAG